From one Methanobrevibacter woesei genomic stretch:
- a CDS encoding exodeoxyribonuclease III, giving the protein MSIKLTSWNVNGIRAINKKEVFHNWFNNNDSDIINLQEIRAQIADIPKEVYDVDGFNSYFRDAVKKGYSGLATYSKIQPINVVEKIGNPAIDDEGRFLRVDFEDFTLINTYFPNSGSKASRLDYKLEFCNTLADYVCNLRDDGFNIIICGDVNIAHKEIDIRYPDRNHETSGFLPEERQWLSDFLDLGFVDTFRIFNQEPDNYTWWSYRYNARAKGIGWRLDYFFVNKEFKNKVLSAEIESEVMGSDHCPITLELDL; this is encoded by the coding sequence ATGTCAATTAAGTTAACTTCATGGAATGTAAATGGTATCAGAGCTATTAACAAAAAAGAAGTTTTTCATAACTGGTTTAATAATAATGATTCAGATATTATTAATTTACAGGAAATCAGAGCCCAAATAGCTGATATACCAAAAGAAGTTTATGATGTAGATGGTTTCAACTCTTATTTTAGGGATGCTGTTAAAAAAGGGTACAGTGGTCTTGCAACTTACTCCAAAATTCAGCCAATTAATGTAGTTGAGAAAATTGGAAATCCAGCTATTGATGATGAAGGCAGATTTTTGAGAGTTGACTTTGAAGATTTTACTTTAATTAATACATACTTTCCAAATAGTGGGAGTAAAGCATCAAGATTAGATTACAAGCTTGAGTTCTGCAATACACTTGCTGATTATGTATGCAATTTAAGAGATGATGGATTCAATATTATCATCTGTGGTGATGTAAACATTGCACATAAAGAGATTGATATACGTTACCCAGATAGGAATCATGAAACTTCAGGATTTTTACCTGAAGAAAGGCAGTGGTTATCTGATTTTTTAGATTTAGGTTTTGTTGATACTTTCAGAATATTTAATCAGGAACCAGACAACTACACCTGGTGGAGTTATCGTTATAATGCAAGAGCAAAAGGTATTGGCTGGAGATTAGATTATTTCTTTGTGAATAAAGAATTTAAAAATAAAGTTTTATCAGCAGAAATAGAATCTGAGGTTATGGGTTCTGATCATTGCCCAATAACTTTAGAATTAGATTTATAG
- a CDS encoding TIGR02253 family HAD-type hydrolase has product MRKTDKADESVVFFDVDDTLLDTSTFAETARKAAIELMVDNGLPLDKDEAYYLLKDIIKEKGSNYDRHFNVLTKTVLGKEDPMLVALGMITYHNVKFALLRPFPKTDDTLIYLKSQGYRLAVISNGLTIKQWEKLVRLNIYPFFDEVITSEEVGFSKPSPKIYQEALRRMKGDPDKCVMIGNKFKEDALGAVNAGMSAILVNSNVTEREKIRIKKEKLDIKIIEDIGQVNRVL; this is encoded by the coding sequence ATGAGAAAAACTGATAAAGCAGATGAAAGTGTTGTATTTTTTGATGTTGATGATACTTTACTTGATACCTCAACATTTGCAGAAACCGCAAGAAAAGCAGCTATTGAACTTATGGTTGATAATGGCCTACCTTTAGATAAAGATGAAGCATATTATCTTCTAAAAGACATTATTAAAGAGAAAGGTTCTAACTATGATAGACACTTTAATGTGTTGACAAAAACTGTTTTAGGAAAAGAAGATCCAATGCTTGTAGCTTTAGGTATGATAACTTACCATAATGTTAAATTTGCACTATTAAGACCATTTCCAAAGACCGATGACACTTTAATCTACTTAAAAAGTCAAGGATATCGTTTAGCAGTTATATCCAATGGATTAACAATTAAACAATGGGAAAAACTAGTTAGATTAAATATATATCCTTTCTTTGATGAAGTAATTACCTCTGAAGAAGTTGGTTTTTCAAAACCGAGCCCTAAAATTTATCAGGAAGCATTAAGACGTATGAAAGGGGATCCAGACAAGTGTGTTATGATTGGAAATAAATTTAAAGAAGATGCACTTGGTGCTGTTAATGCTGGAATGAGTGCAATACTTGTAAACTCCAATGTTACTGAAAGAGAAAAAATAAGAATAAAAAAAGAAAAATTAGATATTAAAATTATTGAAGACATTGGACAAGTCAACAGAGTATTATAA
- a CDS encoding DNA polymerase domain-containing protein, with amino-acid sequence MQEDEKQIEIEKEIKSQAQKFIDYINSNLPESMELEYEGFYRRGFFVSKKRYAVIEDGEIIAKGLELVRRDWAPIVKKTQEEVLMAILREGNTDKAIEAVKKVLKKIKSGNVTPKDLRIHTQITKKLSDYKQIGPHVVAAKRLEEHGISVSKGTIVQYIIVKGKGNISQRAVPYEYIEGYEYDKDYYIHNQLIPAISRIMNSLGYSKKDLEDLAAGEKQQSLDAFF; translated from the coding sequence TTGCAAGAAGATGAAAAACAAATTGAAATCGAAAAAGAAATAAAAAGCCAAGCACAGAAGTTCATTGATTATATTAACTCAAACCTTCCTGAAAGTATGGAGCTTGAATATGAAGGCTTTTACAGGCGTGGCTTTTTTGTAAGTAAAAAAAGATATGCTGTTATTGAAGATGGAGAGATAATAGCTAAAGGTCTTGAACTTGTAAGAAGAGACTGGGCACCAATTGTTAAAAAAACACAAGAAGAAGTTTTAATGGCTATTTTACGTGAAGGTAACACTGATAAAGCTATTGAAGCTGTTAAAAAAGTCTTGAAAAAAATAAAATCTGGAAATGTTACTCCTAAAGACTTAAGAATCCATACACAGATTACTAAAAAATTAAGTGATTATAAACAGATTGGGCCTCATGTAGTGGCTGCAAAGAGATTAGAAGAACATGGAATATCTGTCAGCAAAGGTACAATTGTCCAATATATTATAGTTAAAGGAAAAGGCAACATCAGCCAAAGAGCAGTTCCTTACGAGTACATTGAAGGATATGAATATGACAAAGATTACTACATCCACAATCAACTAATTCCAGCTATTTCAAGAATTATGAACTCTCTTGGATACAGCAAAAAAGACTTAGAAGATTTGGCAGCTGGTGAAAAACAGCAAAGTCTTGATGCATTTTTTTAA
- a CDS encoding NAD(P)-dependent glycerol-1-phosphate dehydrogenase, with protein MCARKIQMPREVYIGPGVVHETGEICSSLKLFKDIVLVTGNNTYDIAAKPTISSLEEYDFNIDIVKVHEASFDSVNEVKELTTENSTVIGIGGGKVIDVAKLASFDENAYFVSMPTAASHDGMLSPQASIKDSKKATSVKAHAPIAVIGDSEIIANAPPRLLSAGCADLISNFTAIKDWKLAHRLKHDSYSSSAASLSLMSAKLITDNAENIKPGLEESARLVIKSLFSSGMAISIAGSSRPASGSEHKFSHALDLINEKSGLHGEQCGIGTILMMNVYGGDWEFIRDSLKAVGAPTTAKELGVSDDDIIEALTLAHTIRPERYTILGDNGFSKDAAYEIAIKTGVI; from the coding sequence ATGTGCGCTAGAAAAATCCAAATGCCTCGTGAAGTTTATATTGGTCCTGGTGTTGTCCATGAAACTGGGGAAATTTGCAGTAGCCTTAAGCTTTTTAAGGATATCGTACTAGTTACTGGTAATAATACATATGATATAGCTGCAAAACCTACAATAAGTAGTTTAGAAGAATATGATTTTAATATTGATATTGTTAAAGTTCATGAAGCTTCTTTTGATTCAGTAAATGAAGTTAAAGAATTAACAACTGAAAATTCCACTGTTATAGGAATAGGTGGAGGTAAAGTTATTGATGTTGCTAAATTAGCTTCTTTTGATGAAAATGCTTATTTTGTTTCAATGCCAACAGCTGCTTCACATGATGGTATGTTATCTCCTCAGGCATCAATAAAAGACTCTAAAAAAGCCACATCTGTTAAAGCGCATGCTCCAATTGCTGTTATTGGGGATAGTGAAATTATAGCTAATGCACCTCCAAGATTATTATCTGCAGGTTGTGCTGATTTAATTTCAAATTTCACAGCTATTAAAGACTGGAAATTGGCTCATCGTTTAAAGCATGACTCTTATAGTTCATCAGCAGCTTCTTTATCTTTAATGTCTGCAAAGTTAATTACAGATAATGCTGAGAATATAAAGCCTGGTTTAGAGGAAAGTGCCCGTTTAGTTATAAAATCTTTATTTAGCAGTGGTATGGCTATTAGTATTGCAGGCTCCAGTCGTCCAGCTAGTGGATCTGAACATAAATTCTCCCATGCTCTAGATTTAATTAACGAAAAATCTGGTCTTCATGGAGAGCAATGTGGTATTGGAACCATTTTAATGATGAATGTTTATGGTGGAGATTGGGAATTTATTAGGGATAGTTTAAAAGCTGTTGGAGCACCTACAACTGCTAAGGAGTTAGGAGTATCTGATGATGATATTATTGAGGCTTTAACCTTGGCACATACAATTAGACCTGAACGTTATACTATTTTAGGTGATAATGGATTTTCAAAAGATGCTGCTTATGAAATAGCTATTAAGACAGGAGTGATTTAA
- a CDS encoding UPF0179 family protein, producing MITLIGKDLARPGVSFVFYGPAEECKSCRFKPSCVDSLEKNRKYEIIEVKDNEQKCPIHGENSVIPVVVERADIDLLSNSKNIFEGSTFEYSAPECSENCEYHDECFPEGLVDGDKCIIIKNHGKHHGECKKGYKLNKLTLGFVI from the coding sequence ATGATTACGCTTATTGGAAAAGATTTAGCAAGACCTGGAGTAAGTTTTGTCTTTTATGGGCCTGCAGAGGAATGTAAAAGTTGCAGATTTAAACCTTCTTGTGTTGATTCTTTAGAGAAAAATAGAAAATATGAAATTATTGAAGTTAAAGATAATGAACAGAAATGTCCAATTCATGGTGAAAACTCTGTTATTCCTGTTGTAGTTGAAAGAGCAGATATAGATTTACTTTCCAATTCAAAAAATATTTTTGAAGGATCTACATTTGAATATAGTGCTCCAGAATGTAGTGAAAACTGTGAATATCATGATGAATGTTTCCCGGAAGGTTTAGTTGATGGTGATAAATGTATTATTATAAAAAATCATGGAAAACATCATGGTGAATGTAAAAAAGGATATAAACTTAATAAACTTACTTTAGGTTTTGTGATTTAA
- the rpiA gene encoding ribose-5-phosphate isomerase RpiA, giving the protein MNLKKDAGYKAAEYVKDGDILGLGTGSTTHYFIEKVGMRIKEEGINVMGIPTSFQSLLLAKQWNIPITSLEEHDIDLAVDGADEVDGDFNLIKGGGAAHTKEKIVDYSAKKFIVIVDESKCVDKLGAFPVPVEVIPEASRTVINALEDMGASCEIRMAERKDGPVITDNGNFVIDAKFDEIESPCHLEIDLNTIPGVVENGIFSQMVDKVIVGTSEGIKEL; this is encoded by the coding sequence ATGAATCTTAAAAAAGATGCAGGATACAAAGCAGCAGAATATGTAAAAGATGGCGATATTTTAGGTTTAGGTACTGGTTCTACAACTCATTACTTTATTGAAAAAGTAGGTATGAGAATCAAAGAGGAAGGAATTAATGTAATGGGAATTCCAACTTCATTTCAGTCTTTATTACTTGCTAAACAGTGGAATATTCCAATAACTAGCTTAGAAGAGCATGATATTGATTTGGCTGTAGATGGTGCTGATGAGGTAGATGGTGACTTTAACCTTATTAAAGGTGGAGGAGCAGCTCATACTAAAGAAAAAATTGTTGATTACTCTGCAAAGAAATTTATTGTAATTGTAGATGAATCCAAATGTGTTGATAAACTTGGAGCTTTCCCAGTGCCTGTTGAAGTCATTCCAGAAGCATCAAGGACAGTAATAAATGCTTTAGAAGATATGGGTGCAAGTTGTGAAATTAGAATGGCTGAAAGGAAAGATGGTCCTGTAATAACTGATAACGGTAACTTTGTAATTGATGCTAAATTTGATGAAATTGAAAGTCCATGCCATTTGGAAATAGACTTAAACACCATTCCGGGTGTAGTTGAAAATGGTATATTCTCTCAAATGGTCGACAAAGTTATTGTAGGAACTTCTGAAGGTATTAAAGAATTATAA
- a CDS encoding secondary thiamine-phosphate synthase enzyme YjbQ, whose product MMIAHNDFKLNTNKKFQIIDITSKINELIAIEEGIVNIFSKHSTSAIVVNENEKGLLEDFEFMFENLIDEKYSWQHDRIDNNATSHLKSFLLSSSETLPVKNSKLDLGTWQSVFFVELDGPRSSRTVNLTFIGK is encoded by the coding sequence ATTATGATTGCTCACAATGATTTTAAGTTAAATACCAATAAGAAATTTCAGATAATTGATATAACCTCTAAAATCAATGAACTAATAGCTATTGAAGAGGGTATTGTAAATATTTTCTCAAAACATTCCACTTCAGCTATTGTGGTAAATGAAAATGAGAAAGGCCTTTTAGAGGACTTTGAGTTTATGTTTGAGAATTTAATTGATGAAAAATACAGCTGGCAGCATGACAGAATTGATAATAATGCCACATCTCATTTGAAGTCATTTTTACTTTCTTCAAGTGAAACTTTGCCTGTGAAAAACTCAAAATTAGATTTAGGAACTTGGCAGTCTGTATTTTTTGTTGAGCTTGATGGACCAAGAAGCAGTAGAACTGTTAATTTAACTTTTATTGGTAAATAG
- a CDS encoding DUF6270 domain-containing protein, with amino-acid sequence MVYNIAVFGSCVSRDIFYSKINHNYKEYFNVVLSSQRGSIISLMQHPVEFRIEDIAILPESQVNNSRTRFIKEDLNKHFLKGLNNNIDLLIFDNYFEDRFGVLEIDNNQIITNNEWDLLETEFYNNLKIKNPLNMRTNKKDYFKLWRENVDLFFDYLDTHCPDTKIVLNEARVAYNVLKKDKTVESNKYYKKESKIRNKNIKRLDKYIIKNYDVNCLKFDNKTLVDENHIWGIGPVHYENKVYADRLHELIQISENNNLTFLDKLKNIFH; translated from the coding sequence ATGGTTTACAACATTGCTGTTTTTGGATCTTGTGTAAGTAGGGATATTTTTTACAGTAAAATTAATCATAATTATAAGGAATATTTTAATGTTGTTCTTTCATCTCAAAGAGGTTCCATAATCAGTTTGATGCAACATCCTGTTGAATTTAGGATTGAAGATATAGCAATACTTCCAGAATCACAGGTAAATAATTCGAGAACTCGTTTTATAAAAGAAGATTTAAATAAACACTTCTTAAAAGGATTAAACAATAATATTGATTTGCTAATTTTTGATAATTACTTTGAAGATAGATTTGGAGTATTAGAAATTGATAATAATCAGATAATTACAAATAATGAATGGGATTTACTTGAAACTGAATTTTATAATAATCTTAAAATTAAGAATCCTCTAAATATGAGAACTAATAAAAAAGATTATTTTAAATTGTGGCGTGAAAATGTTGACTTGTTTTTTGATTATTTAGATACTCATTGTCCAGATACTAAAATTGTTTTAAACGAAGCCAGAGTTGCATATAATGTATTAAAGAAAGATAAAACAGTTGAATCTAATAAATATTATAAAAAAGAGAGTAAAATAAGAAATAAGAATATTAAAAGGTTAGATAAATATATTATCAAAAATTATGATGTTAATTGTTTAAAATTTGATAATAAAACATTAGTTGATGAGAACCATATCTGGGGAATTGGGCCTGTACACTATGAAAATAAAGTTTATGCAGATAGACTGCATGAATTAATACAAATAAGTGAGAATAATAATTTAACTTTCCTTGATAAATTAAAAAACATTTTTCATTAA
- the pheT gene encoding phenylalanine--tRNA ligase subunit beta translates to MPVITFKYQDLKDLGIDMEKDELIDTLPMMASDIEDFDDEEIKVEFFPNRPDNLSVEGVARSFKGFLNQETGLPKYEVEESGEKVIVDPEVAKIRPYIAFAKIEGVDFSGDKLKYVMDFQENLHWVIGRDRKKVAIGIHNADVVEAPYNYIATAKDENSFVPLEKDAPMTPEEILTEHDKGVAYAHLLEDFDKYPLILDKDNQILSMPPIINGELTKINENVENIIVDVTGMDERAVNQTLNIICSSFAEVGGKIKSMEVVYDDRTITTPDLTPQVQNVHVDLANELIGGTHLTAEEIKQLLSQARFDAEIIDDNELKVYIPSYRIDILHEVDVVENIAIQYRIKKIDAQLPNISTVAYEHEWFTSEATMREVMIGMGFQEVMSLMLTSEESHYEKMKQKEEDHVQVARPITIDRTMIRTSLINSLMEFLEDNKHEDLPQKIFEIGDVLYLDESKENKVTTSKKLAALICHSTANFTEIKSTMTTVLENLGYNMEISDSENPSFIPGRVANVEGKSGNGSIKGFFGEISPEVITNFTLEYPVIGFEIEFLN, encoded by the coding sequence ATGCCAGTAATTACATTTAAATATCAAGATTTAAAAGATTTAGGAATCGATATGGAGAAAGATGAACTTATAGACACTTTACCTATGATGGCTAGTGACATTGAGGACTTTGATGACGAAGAAATCAAAGTAGAGTTCTTCCCTAACCGTCCAGATAACTTATCTGTTGAGGGTGTTGCAAGATCTTTTAAAGGATTTTTAAATCAGGAAACAGGCCTTCCAAAATACGAAGTTGAAGAATCTGGAGAAAAAGTAATTGTAGATCCTGAAGTAGCTAAAATAAGACCTTACATTGCATTTGCAAAGATTGAAGGTGTTGATTTTAGTGGAGACAAGTTAAAGTATGTAATGGATTTCCAGGAAAACCTCCACTGGGTTATTGGAAGGGACAGGAAAAAAGTAGCTATTGGTATTCATAATGCAGATGTTGTTGAAGCACCATACAATTACATAGCTACTGCAAAAGATGAAAATAGCTTCGTTCCTCTTGAAAAAGATGCTCCAATGACTCCAGAAGAAATTCTAACTGAACATGATAAAGGTGTAGCTTATGCACATCTCCTAGAAGACTTTGATAAATATCCTTTAATTCTTGATAAAGATAATCAAATTTTATCTATGCCACCGATTATTAATGGTGAGTTAACTAAAATTAATGAAAATGTAGAAAACATCATTGTAGATGTAACTGGTATGGATGAACGTGCAGTTAACCAAACCTTGAATATTATCTGCAGTTCATTTGCGGAAGTTGGAGGAAAAATAAAAAGCATGGAAGTTGTTTATGATGACAGAACCATTACAACTCCTGATTTAACTCCACAAGTTCAGAATGTTCATGTTGATTTAGCTAATGAATTAATTGGTGGAACTCATTTAACTGCTGAAGAAATCAAACAATTATTAAGCCAAGCACGTTTTGATGCTGAAATAATCGATGATAATGAATTGAAAGTATACATTCCATCATATAGAATAGATATTCTTCATGAAGTTGATGTTGTTGAAAATATAGCTATTCAATACAGAATTAAAAAAATAGATGCTCAATTACCAAACATATCAACAGTAGCTTATGAACATGAATGGTTCACCTCTGAAGCAACCATGCGTGAAGTTATGATTGGAATGGGATTCCAGGAAGTAATGAGCTTAATGCTTACAAGTGAAGAATCCCACTATGAAAAAATGAAACAGAAAGAAGAAGATCATGTTCAAGTAGCACGTCCAATAACTATTGACAGAACTATGATTCGTACAAGTTTAATCAACAGTTTAATGGAATTTTTAGAAGACAACAAACATGAAGACTTACCGCAAAAGATATTTGAAATTGGAGATGTCTTATATCTCGATGAATCAAAAGAGAATAAAGTTACAACTTCTAAAAAACTAGCTGCTTTAATTTGTCATTCAACTGCAAACTTTACAGAAATCAAATCAACAATGACAACTGTTTTAGAAAACCTTGGATACAACATGGAAATATCTGATAGTGAAAATCCATCCTTTATTCCTGGAAGAGTAGCTAATGTAGAAGGAAAATCTGGTAATGGATCCATTAAAGGATTCTTTGGTGAAATTTCACCTGAAGTAATTACCAATTTCACTCTTGAATATCCAGTTATTGGATTTGAAATTGAATTTTTAAATTAG
- a CDS encoding flavodoxin domain-containing protein has translation MNNIIIYGSHYGATERYAKELSKETNIEAVTFKEIANVNHYDQIIYLGGLYAGGVYGMSKTLKKLKDIKSKKIIIATVGLADPKNEKNIKNIKNHMKKQLDEDIFKNAKIFHLRGAIDYSKLGFIHKTMMKALIIKIKRTSNDKKTSEDTMILETYNKKVDFVDLSSLNEILNEIIL, from the coding sequence ATGAATAACATCATCATCTATGGTTCTCATTATGGGGCAACTGAAAGATATGCAAAAGAACTCTCAAAAGAAACAAACATTGAAGCAGTAACCTTTAAAGAAATTGCCAACGTTAACCACTATGACCAGATAATCTACTTAGGTGGCCTCTATGCTGGAGGAGTTTATGGAATGTCCAAAACATTAAAAAAGTTAAAAGACATTAAAAGTAAGAAAATCATAATTGCTACTGTTGGCCTTGCAGATCCTAAAAATGAAAAGAACATAAAAAATATAAAAAACCACATGAAAAAACAGTTGGATGAAGATATTTTTAAAAATGCAAAAATATTTCATTTAAGAGGAGCTATTGATTATTCTAAATTAGGATTTATCCATAAAACAATGATGAAAGCACTTATTATTAAAATTAAAAGAACATCAAATGATAAAAAAACAAGTGAAGATACAATGATACTTGAAACCTACAACAAAAAAGTCGATTTTGTTGACTTATCCAGTTTAAATGAGATACTAAATGAAATCATTTTATAA
- a CDS encoding zinc ribbon domain-containing protein — translation MKCPKCGREFPDDINFCNECGTKLVKDGNFIDEWKCWSTSKQILSLVGACCVILIVIGAISSFLTPEKEDTTVINNTSYNVTVGDYSNYVSSSSDGYDTYYSYEDEHGSGDLEGTVYSDGSIEAHQKGTTEFGDYEVNSYMDSDGNIHGTVTTGGYTYYV, via the coding sequence ATGAAATGCCCAAAATGTGGAAGAGAATTTCCAGATGATATTAATTTCTGCAATGAATGCGGAACAAAATTAGTTAAAGATGGAAATTTTATAGATGAATGGAAATGTTGGAGCACATCCAAACAGATATTATCCCTTGTTGGTGCTTGCTGTGTTATATTAATAGTGATTGGTGCAATCAGCTCCTTTTTAACTCCAGAAAAAGAAGACACAACTGTCATAAACAATACATCCTATAATGTAACCGTAGGTGACTATTCTAATTATGTAAGCAGCAGTTCTGATGGCTATGATACTTATTATTCCTATGAAGATGAACATGGATCTGGTGACTTGGAAGGTACTGTTTATAGTGATGGAAGCATAGAAGCTCATCAGAAAGGAACTACTGAATTTGGAGATTATGAAGTTAATTCTTATATGGACAGTGATGGAAATATCCATGGAACAGTAACAACAGGTGGATATACCTATTATGTTTAA
- a CDS encoding PIN domain-containing protein, with product MLFLDSSYLIALILENDNYNDKAIELNKIISNETTIIKNTVLTEVLNSFNKYNVTQIESIINDLLTLNIDYLTKNDYKKALKYYKYYNTAINFSDCILVTMNKYKTNQVISFDSDFNKIKGIINISF from the coding sequence ATGTTATTTTTAGATTCAAGTTATTTAATAGCTTTAATATTAGAAAATGATAATTATAATGACAAAGCTATTGAATTGAATAAAATAATATCAAATGAAACAACTATAATTAAAAATACTGTTTTAACAGAAGTGCTAAATAGCTTTAATAAATACAATGTTACACAGATTGAAAGTATTATAAATGATTTGTTAACACTTAATATAGATTATTTAACAAAGAATGACTACAAAAAAGCTCTAAAATATTACAAATATTATAATACAGCCATTAATTTCAGTGATTGTATCTTAGTAACTATGAATAAATATAAAACAAATCAGGTAATCAGTTTTGATAGCGACTTCAATAAAATAAAAGGAATAATCAACATCTCTTTTTAG